A stretch of Candidatus Binatia bacterium DNA encodes these proteins:
- a CDS encoding 2,4'-dihydroxyacetophenone dioxygenase family protein, with the protein MSEELTAAIHLGDDDIPWVDLPDGSGLKLVYAKIKEGLWIIRNRFKPGFGVGTHKHTGPVFGYTSTGAWKYEEYEYVNRAGSFLYEPAGSVHTLITLPENTEDTDVWFQIYGANLNLNPDGSIESVVDAQLISDAYFALCEMQGLPRPNVVTD; encoded by the coding sequence ATGAGCGAAGAACTCACTGCGGCCATCCACCTCGGCGACGATGACATCCCCTGGGTCGATCTCCCGGACGGCTCGGGCCTGAAGCTGGTCTACGCCAAGATCAAAGAAGGTCTCTGGATCATCCGGAACAGGTTCAAACCGGGCTTCGGGGTCGGCACGCACAAGCACACCGGCCCGGTCTTCGGCTACACCTCTACGGGGGCGTGGAAATACGAAGAGTACGAATACGTGAACCGCGCCGGGTCCTTTCTCTACGAACCGGCCGGCTCGGTACACACTCTGATCACTCTTCCGGAGAACACCGAGGACACCGACGTCTGGTTCCAGATCTACGGGGCCAACCTCAATCTGAATCCGGATGGGAGCATCGAATCCGTCGTCGATGCGCAACTCATCTCGGACGCCTACTTCGCGTTGTGCGAGATGCAGGGCCTCCCCCGCCCCAACGTCGTTACCGACTGA
- a CDS encoding DUF839 domain-containing protein — translation MNPRRPRPTSSFDPLRTRRALLREGVYGAGLLAVGSFLSACGDTTVAGSQPRQSNIPNVGPLGAPDENGIRLPNGFRSRILAASGEPVPGSGGYLWHGAPDGAATFLQRDGGWIYTVNSEIPNGDGGASAIRFDSDGNVVDAYRILSGTNFNCAGGPTPWGTWLSCEEDFSGHGAVFECDPTGATEAVRQAAMGLFVHEAVTVDDLRGQLYMTEDMPDGGFYRFTPSSYPNLGSGTLEIARVADLDAVHAGGVSSVAWLTVPDPLATDEFTRYQVEGSTGFLGGEGIWERNGHAFFATKFDNRVYHYDIEAQTICTLYSAADDGGVLTGADNVTIADLGGEVLVAEDGGDMQIIALVPGADECDLNSIVPLLQVVGQDDSEVTAPVFDPSGTRLYFGSQRGFGGDFFASGITYEVSGPFLV, via the coding sequence ATGAACCCACGCCGTCCCCGCCCCACCTCAAGCTTCGATCCGCTACGCACGCGCCGCGCCCTCCTTCGCGAGGGCGTCTATGGTGCCGGCCTCCTCGCTGTCGGCTCCTTCCTCAGCGCCTGTGGCGACACGACGGTCGCAGGCAGCCAGCCGCGACAAAGCAACATTCCCAACGTCGGCCCACTCGGCGCGCCTGACGAGAACGGCATCCGTCTCCCGAACGGCTTCCGGTCCCGCATCCTGGCGGCCTCCGGTGAGCCCGTCCCGGGGAGCGGGGGGTACCTCTGGCACGGTGCGCCCGACGGCGCCGCAACCTTCCTGCAGCGGGACGGCGGCTGGATCTACACCGTCAACAGCGAGATCCCGAACGGCGACGGCGGTGCGAGCGCAATCCGCTTCGATTCCGACGGCAACGTGGTCGACGCGTACCGGATTCTGTCCGGCACGAATTTCAACTGTGCCGGGGGCCCGACGCCGTGGGGAACGTGGCTCTCGTGCGAAGAAGACTTCTCCGGCCACGGCGCCGTCTTCGAATGTGACCCGACCGGCGCAACCGAGGCGGTGCGGCAGGCCGCGATGGGCCTGTTCGTGCACGAGGCGGTCACCGTCGACGACTTGCGTGGGCAGCTCTACATGACCGAAGACATGCCGGACGGCGGCTTCTATCGCTTCACGCCGAGCAGCTATCCCAACCTGGGTAGTGGCACGCTCGAGATCGCGCGGGTCGCCGACCTCGACGCCGTCCACGCGGGTGGCGTCAGTTCCGTCGCGTGGCTCACTGTGCCCGACCCGCTCGCGACGGACGAGTTCACGCGGTACCAGGTCGAGGGGAGCACCGGATTCCTCGGCGGCGAAGGCATCTGGGAACGCAACGGACACGCCTTCTTTGCAACCAAGTTCGACAATCGCGTCTACCACTACGACATCGAAGCCCAGACGATCTGCACGCTCTATTCCGCAGCGGACGACGGCGGTGTTCTCACCGGCGCCGACAACGTCACGATCGCCGACCTGGGTGGTGAGGTTCTCGTCGCCGAAGATGGCGGCGACATGCAGATCATCGCACTGGTCCCGGGCGCGGACGAGTGCGATCTGAATTCCATCGTCCCCCTCTTGCAGGTCGTGGGCCAGGACGACTCCGAGGTCACCGCCCCGGTCTTCGACCCCTCCGGCACTCGCCTGTATTTCGGGTCGCAACGAGGGTTCGGCGGAGACTTCTTCGCAAGCGGCATCACGTACGAGGTGAGCGGACCATTTCTCGTGTGA
- a CDS encoding aldo/keto reductase — MIEKIPFGSTGHQSTRTLFGAAALGGMRQEKADQVLETLLAHGVNHIDTAASYGDAELRIQPWMKTRRAEFFLATKTAERTYDGAKAGLHRSLERLGVEQLDLIQMHNLVDEDGWRTAFAAGGALEALTQARDEGLVRFLGVTGHGTRVAAMHLRSLERHPFDSVLLPYNFTMMSQPAYAADFEALVSICEASGVAVQTIKSIARRRWTENAERRFSWYEPLTEPDAIACAVRWALGRPGIFLNTSSDARFLETVLAAAAELGERPTDDAMRAETARAGVEPLFVPGHEGI, encoded by the coding sequence ATGATCGAGAAAATCCCCTTCGGAAGCACCGGCCACCAGAGCACTCGCACGCTGTTCGGCGCTGCAGCCCTCGGGGGGATGCGGCAGGAGAAAGCCGACCAGGTGCTCGAAACCCTCCTCGCGCACGGCGTGAACCATATCGACACCGCCGCGTCCTACGGCGATGCGGAGCTCCGGATCCAGCCCTGGATGAAGACGCGACGTGCGGAGTTCTTCCTCGCGACGAAGACCGCAGAGCGGACCTACGATGGAGCCAAGGCGGGCCTCCACCGATCGCTCGAACGGCTGGGCGTCGAGCAGCTCGACCTCATCCAGATGCACAACCTCGTTGATGAGGACGGCTGGCGCACGGCGTTCGCCGCCGGCGGTGCACTCGAGGCTCTGACGCAGGCCCGCGACGAAGGCCTGGTGCGCTTCCTCGGCGTAACCGGCCATGGAACACGGGTCGCGGCGATGCACCTCCGCAGCCTCGAGCGTCACCCGTTCGATTCGGTTCTGCTCCCGTACAACTTCACCATGATGAGCCAGCCGGCGTACGCCGCGGACTTCGAGGCCCTGGTGTCCATCTGCGAGGCGAGCGGCGTCGCCGTGCAAACGATCAAGAGTATCGCCCGACGGCGCTGGACCGAGAACGCGGAGCGACGATTCAGCTGGTACGAGCCGCTCACCGAGCCCGATGCGATCGCCTGCGCCGTGCGCTGGGCGCTCGGCCGACCCGGGATCTTTCTCAACACCTCGAGCGACGCCCGCTTTCTCGAGACGGTTCTCGCCGCCGCGGCCGAGCTCGGCGAGCGGCCTACGGACGACGCGATGAGAGCGGAAACCGCTCGCGCGGGTGTCGAGCCCCTGTTCGTCCCCGGGCACGAAGGGATCTGA
- a CDS encoding phosphotransferase family protein: MAHDDDEVNRDGLAPEWKRAFDWIEKTVGGRIVRARRQERWRPAWFVDVERDGRILPLYFRGDRGEVGSGIYPLEHEVAVFEVLESEGLLVPHVYGLCEDPRGFLMDAIPGRPDLSTNEDPEDRASVLAHLMDLYADLHAIDVKRFEDIGVERPRPDEVPLGDFARWESGYRARKSAPEPMIEFGIRWVRRNLPQRTQLACLHADSGNFIFDGARVTALLDFELACIGDPLADLGALRARDLSEPFGDLRPGFERYAQKTGCDLDVAALDFYTIRFGLQTPMAVAAIVRGCPKGTNLAQFLGWYLVYGRIPCELIAHRAGVEIEAPALPDAKPTRRSGAYDFLAGVLGGEGRGETYDLDVALRVAQYLRRAERYGPQLEAEDLDEVATLLGRRPSSWQDADVALEAFVLEAPPELDGQLARYFVRRCLREEALLAPAMREIEGARVQLL, from the coding sequence ATGGCGCACGACGACGATGAGGTGAACCGAGACGGGCTCGCCCCGGAGTGGAAGCGGGCGTTCGACTGGATCGAGAAGACCGTGGGTGGTCGGATCGTCCGCGCGCGGCGGCAGGAGCGTTGGCGTCCGGCGTGGTTTGTCGACGTCGAGCGGGACGGGCGGATCCTGCCTCTGTATTTTCGCGGGGATCGCGGCGAGGTCGGCAGTGGCATCTACCCACTGGAGCACGAGGTCGCCGTCTTTGAAGTTCTCGAGTCCGAGGGCCTCCTCGTCCCCCACGTCTACGGTTTGTGCGAGGACCCGCGGGGTTTCCTCATGGACGCCATCCCCGGTCGTCCGGACCTGTCGACGAATGAAGACCCGGAAGACCGCGCGTCGGTTCTCGCTCACTTGATGGACCTCTATGCCGACCTGCACGCCATCGACGTGAAGCGCTTCGAAGACATCGGTGTCGAGCGGCCGCGGCCGGATGAGGTTCCTCTGGGCGACTTCGCGCGTTGGGAGAGCGGTTACCGTGCGCGCAAGTCCGCGCCCGAACCGATGATCGAGTTCGGCATCCGCTGGGTGCGTCGCAATCTTCCTCAGCGCACGCAGTTGGCGTGTCTCCATGCGGACTCCGGAAACTTCATCTTCGATGGCGCTCGCGTGACGGCACTGCTGGACTTCGAGCTGGCGTGCATTGGAGATCCCCTCGCGGACCTGGGCGCGCTGCGCGCCCGCGATCTCTCGGAGCCCTTCGGTGATCTCCGCCCGGGTTTCGAGCGCTACGCGCAGAAGACGGGCTGTGACCTCGACGTCGCCGCGCTCGATTTCTACACGATTCGGTTCGGGCTTCAGACGCCGATGGCGGTGGCGGCCATTGTGCGTGGTTGTCCGAAGGGCACGAACCTCGCGCAGTTCCTCGGCTGGTACCTCGTGTACGGGCGGATCCCGTGCGAGTTGATCGCGCACCGAGCTGGCGTCGAGATCGAGGCGCCGGCGTTGCCGGATGCGAAGCCGACCCGTCGGTCGGGAGCGTACGACTTCCTCGCGGGCGTGCTCGGCGGCGAGGGGCGCGGGGAAACGTACGACCTGGACGTCGCTCTGCGGGTGGCGCAGTACCTACGCCGGGCGGAGCGATACGGGCCGCAACTCGAGGCCGAGGATCTCGACGAGGTGGCGACGCTACTCGGTCGGCGGCCGTCGTCTTGGCAAGATGCCGATGTGGCGCTCGAGGCCTTCGTGCTCGAGGCGCCGCCGGAACTCGATGGCCAGTTGGCGCGGTACTTCGTGCGGCGGTGTCTGCGCGAAGAGGCGCTCCTCGCGCCCGCGATGCGCGAGATCGAAGGCGCTCGCGTTCAGCTTCTCTGA
- a CDS encoding ABC transporter substrate-binding protein, with protein sequence MEDLSFTLRTRNEPAQALGLTETAFDPIRVGFLGDLEMDVKRIEKIFAEPVLLAFEEEIASGRLNRPVELIVEPAFALPHHDWQVAARALERLKERGCVAVVGPLISDNARTLRATVERLELPCITWSGTSDWFGEYCFRLGNGGCTEEGQLMGSWLKHQGIETVGILNELSPNGREYFESFRWACHQFDLRIVGVEMITQTPTDLEKRLGRLKDSGAQGLAYMGFGWPTTLMRPMFERLQWDPPRIMTTAFQFCYRSKEWMQALKGWVGLDQVCEENPLYPKFLDNFEAHFGWRPPNPNTVPVLSYDCGRVIAEGIFRADTLSGPGMKRGIERMRFAPSYTGGPRTHIAAGPYDHQMFKGDWLLYRSIEERADGDVQTKFEGYFEPNV encoded by the coding sequence ATGGAAGATCTGAGCTTCACACTGCGCACCCGCAATGAGCCCGCACAGGCGCTGGGCTTGACCGAAACCGCCTTTGATCCGATCCGCGTCGGCTTCCTGGGCGACCTCGAGATGGACGTGAAGCGCATCGAGAAGATCTTCGCCGAGCCGGTCCTCCTGGCGTTCGAGGAAGAGATCGCGAGCGGGCGCCTGAACCGTCCGGTCGAGCTGATCGTCGAGCCGGCGTTCGCCCTCCCCCATCACGATTGGCAGGTCGCCGCACGCGCCCTCGAGCGCTTGAAGGAGCGCGGCTGCGTCGCCGTCGTGGGGCCCCTCATCTCCGACAACGCCCGCACTCTGCGGGCGACCGTCGAACGGCTGGAGCTCCCCTGCATCACCTGGTCGGGAACGTCCGACTGGTTCGGCGAGTACTGCTTCCGGCTCGGGAACGGCGGCTGCACCGAGGAGGGCCAGCTCATGGGGTCCTGGTTGAAGCACCAGGGCATCGAAACGGTCGGGATTTTGAACGAGCTCTCGCCCAATGGCCGCGAGTACTTCGAGTCGTTTCGTTGGGCGTGCCACCAGTTCGACCTGCGCATCGTCGGGGTCGAGATGATCACGCAGACGCCGACCGATCTCGAGAAGAGACTCGGACGGCTGAAGGACTCCGGCGCGCAAGGCCTCGCGTACATGGGCTTCGGCTGGCCGACGACGCTCATGCGGCCGATGTTCGAGCGACTCCAGTGGGATCCGCCACGGATCATGACCACCGCGTTTCAGTTCTGCTACCGCTCGAAGGAATGGATGCAGGCCCTCAAGGGCTGGGTCGGCCTCGACCAGGTCTGCGAAGAGAACCCGCTGTACCCGAAGTTCCTCGACAACTTCGAAGCGCACTTCGGCTGGCGCCCGCCGAACCCCAACACCGTTCCGGTGCTCTCGTACGACTGCGGCCGCGTCATCGCCGAAGGGATCTTCCGCGCCGACACCCTGAGCGGCCCGGGCATGAAGCGCGGGATCGAGCGCATGCGCTTTGCGCCGAGCTACACCGGCGGCCCGCGCACGCACATCGCGGCGGGCCCCTACGATCACCAGATGTTCAAGGGGGATTGGCTCCTCTATCGCTCGATCGAGGAACGGGCCGATGGAGACGTTCAGACCAAATTCGAAGGTTACTTCGAGCCCAACGTCTGA
- a CDS encoding glycoside hydrolase family 3 N-terminal domain-containing protein yields the protein MKILRRTVLSICAVVAIVLLAVTAVVLLSVRRDSAAQETLGRLAPKIDTDGRRVRDLNKNGSVDPYEDPRVATDQRVEDLVGQMTVAEKVGLMLQPPIFMEPDGSLKDGWGGAFMQGFGTAEAIAGRQIRHFNLRNSSDCEAMAEWNNRLQEMAERTRLGIPVTISTDPRHGVRDAGAVTSVGTKGFSLWPEPLGLAATRDRALVKRFGEIANQEYRAVGIRTALHPMADLATEPRWGRAIGTFGEDVGLVSEMVVAYIDGFQGPEIGNESVLCMTKHFPGGGPQKDGLDAHFSYGGDQAYPGDAFETHLIPFEAAIAAGTAQMMPYYGVPVGQTSEDVAMGFNRDVITGLLRDRFGFDGVVCTDWQIVAPKGAGPIEVIHARSFGVDDLSIPQRYRKALDAGVDQFGGEEDPAPLIGLVESGALPEERLDTSVRRILRDQFRLGLFDDPYVDASAAVEICDQPEFHAAGAEAQRRSIVLLQNDEDLQGDPRLPLAPETRLYIENIDPSVAAHYGTVVPTLDEADVALIRMQTPWVEHPPETIGDRIFNTLFHQGDLDFKGETLEHLQTVARTKPTILAIYLDRPAVLAGVAEYTAGILGHFGATDEALLDIAFGRSTPRGKLPIELPSSMEAVRGQKEDLPHDSTSPLFPFGFGLTYD from the coding sequence ATGAAGATCCTTCGGAGAACCGTCCTCTCGATCTGCGCGGTGGTGGCGATCGTGCTCCTCGCGGTTACCGCCGTCGTCCTTCTTTCGGTCCGGCGAGACAGCGCGGCGCAGGAGACCCTGGGCCGGCTCGCACCCAAAATCGACACCGATGGGCGACGCGTCCGCGACCTCAACAAGAACGGCTCCGTCGACCCATACGAAGACCCCCGCGTCGCCACAGACCAACGCGTCGAGGACCTGGTCGGCCAGATGACGGTCGCCGAGAAGGTCGGCCTCATGCTCCAGCCTCCGATCTTCATGGAGCCCGACGGAAGCCTCAAAGACGGATGGGGCGGAGCTTTCATGCAGGGCTTCGGAACGGCTGAGGCCATAGCGGGCAGACAGATCCGACACTTCAACCTGAGGAACTCGTCCGACTGCGAGGCGATGGCCGAGTGGAACAACCGGCTTCAGGAGATGGCGGAACGAACCCGCCTCGGCATTCCTGTCACGATCAGCACCGACCCGCGTCACGGGGTCCGTGATGCGGGCGCCGTGACGTCCGTGGGCACCAAAGGCTTCTCACTCTGGCCCGAGCCCCTCGGCCTCGCCGCCACCCGAGACCGTGCCCTCGTGAAGCGCTTCGGGGAGATCGCGAACCAGGAGTACCGCGCGGTCGGAATTCGCACGGCGCTGCACCCCATGGCCGACCTCGCCACGGAGCCCCGCTGGGGCCGGGCGATCGGAACGTTCGGAGAAGACGTCGGACTCGTGTCGGAGATGGTCGTCGCCTACATCGATGGATTCCAGGGACCGGAGATCGGCAACGAGAGCGTGCTCTGCATGACCAAGCATTTTCCGGGCGGCGGGCCGCAGAAGGACGGGCTCGACGCCCACTTCAGCTACGGCGGGGACCAAGCGTATCCCGGCGACGCATTCGAAACGCACCTGATCCCGTTTGAAGCCGCGATCGCGGCGGGGACCGCGCAGATGATGCCCTACTACGGCGTACCGGTGGGCCAAACGAGCGAGGACGTCGCCATGGGATTCAACCGTGACGTCATCACCGGGCTGCTGCGCGATCGCTTCGGGTTCGACGGCGTGGTGTGCACGGACTGGCAGATCGTTGCGCCGAAGGGCGCCGGCCCGATCGAGGTCATCCATGCCCGCTCCTTCGGAGTCGACGACCTGTCGATTCCGCAGCGCTACCGCAAGGCGCTCGACGCGGGCGTCGATCAGTTCGGCGGAGAAGAGGATCCGGCGCCGCTGATCGGGTTGGTCGAGTCAGGCGCGCTCCCCGAGGAGCGCCTCGACACGTCGGTTCGTCGGATTCTCCGCGACCAGTTCCGGCTCGGCCTCTTCGACGACCCATACGTGGATGCGAGCGCAGCGGTCGAGATCTGCGACCAACCAGAGTTTCACGCCGCCGGCGCCGAAGCCCAACGCCGATCGATCGTGCTCCTACAAAACGACGAAGACCTCCAAGGCGACCCGCGCCTCCCCCTCGCACCCGAAACCCGCCTCTACATCGAGAACATCGACCCCTCCGTCGCGGCGCACTACGGGACCGTCGTCCCCACGCTCGACGAGGCCGACGTCGCGCTCATTCGCATGCAGACGCCGTGGGTCGAGCATCCACCGGAAACGATCGGAGACCGGATTTTCAACACGCTCTTCCATCAGGGCGACCTCGACTTCAAGGGGGAGACGCTGGAGCACCTCCAGACCGTCGCGCGCACGAAGCCGACGATCCTCGCGATCTACCTCGACCGCCCCGCCGTCCTCGCGGGCGTCGCCGAGTACACCGCCGGGATCCTCGGCCACTTCGGCGCGACCGACGAAGCCCTTCTCGACATTGCGTTCGGGCGCTCGACCCCCCGCGGCAAGCTTCCAATCGAGCTCCCCTCGTCGATGGAGGCGGTACGGGGGCAGAAGGAAGACCTCCCGCATGACTCGACCTCCCCTCTCTTCCCCTTCGGCTTCGGGCTTACCTACGACTAA
- a CDS encoding carboxylesterase family protein, giving the protein MELGAYHSAEIRYVFGVPVGAMPFADVEQELSDTMVGYWTRFAATGDPNGDGAPEWRRFGAAEGRIFLGEEVRSATDNRGHGCGFWRDLVTRPRLLPEAPVSAFDEALPAR; this is encoded by the coding sequence ATCGAGCTCGGGGCGTACCACTCAGCAGAGATTCGCTATGTCTTCGGGGTGCCGGTTGGGGCGATGCCCTTTGCCGACGTCGAGCAAGAGCTCTCGGACACGATGGTCGGATACTGGACGCGCTTTGCGGCTACCGGCGACCCGAACGGCGACGGTGCGCCCGAGTGGCGACGTTTCGGCGCCGCGGAAGGGCGCATCTTCCTCGGCGAGGAGGTCCGCTCCGCCACCGATAATCGAGGCCATGGCTGCGGGTTCTGGCGAGACCTCGTAACCCGGCCGCGGCTTCTCCCGGAGGCGCCGGTGTCGGCCTTTGATGAGGCGCTCCCGGCTCGCTAG
- a CDS encoding di-heme oxidoredictase family protein: METMKTWCLLGLQGLCLVLLLAASAEAGKCDAEDPCKCGDNVIGKVVLSEDLVGCERVGLRMTPHAELDCNGHSIEGLGTTKSTYGIRLDKVNDAVVKNCHVTAFKRGIRLRGGDRNQIIDNIVEGNTIGIELAGGTESGMASDHLIRGNHAGANEQDGIHLGDGTVRAKVQHNKIIKTGQEGIYVLWCVDCEITDNLIESAGTSAIYHKHTSGAYYARNTIRGSIVHVRGESSGNLFAHNILEGSGFVFDGYTSRGYAQDPGWVRLPRENEVVGGSISGKYCFRFHGSSGNQARHVVAHHCKPANLRDYNGTEPVNNILHLHEVSTDFDGDLVANVSDPCTDLDADGFGDPGFKANTCATDNCIEVPNVDQADADDDGFGDACDLCPLSFDPAQRDRDRDGIGDACDPCNDVDGDGFGTEGGMCAPDNCPKVANADQLDGDLDGVGDVCDRCPAVQDPQQSGPTTCDVPVPVGLEGAARERYLRGIHTFTRVETPSTGLGPAFNGASCGECHSHPTAGGSSDRTVTLFGRDDAGRFDPMHEVGGPLLQAQVIRTKDCSLQHEATPKNAVPRRRQTPPLYGVGLVDTIPADAILANADPDDSDGDGVSGRANQVGDKLGRFGWKAEQADLRTFIEKALVEEMGITNPRRPAEELPQGEISPCDPTSDPEDDGTRVELLFDFLRLLPPPEAGPTPVTAGAEAFGASGCGSCHVESLPAGENGLGETDVRLYSDLLLHDMGPSLGDGVEAGRAGPTEFRTTPLWGVAQSGPYLHDGRADTIEKAIGLHEGEATAARDRFLALPRGERDALLAFLAAL; encoded by the coding sequence ATGGAAACGATGAAGACGTGGTGCCTGCTCGGGCTCCAGGGGCTCTGCCTGGTTCTCTTGCTGGCCGCGTCGGCGGAAGCCGGCAAGTGCGACGCCGAGGATCCGTGCAAGTGCGGCGACAACGTGATCGGGAAGGTCGTTCTCTCCGAAGATCTCGTGGGCTGTGAACGCGTCGGCTTGCGGATGACGCCGCACGCCGAGCTTGACTGCAACGGTCACTCGATCGAGGGCCTCGGCACGACGAAATCCACGTACGGTATTCGCCTCGACAAGGTGAACGACGCCGTGGTGAAGAACTGTCACGTGACCGCCTTCAAGCGCGGTATCCGCCTGCGGGGTGGTGATCGAAACCAGATCATCGACAACATCGTCGAAGGAAACACGATCGGAATCGAGCTCGCCGGCGGAACCGAGAGCGGGATGGCGTCGGATCATCTGATTCGCGGCAATCACGCGGGCGCGAATGAGCAGGACGGCATCCACCTCGGCGACGGGACGGTTCGCGCGAAAGTACAGCACAACAAGATCATCAAGACGGGACAGGAAGGCATCTACGTCCTGTGGTGCGTGGACTGTGAGATTACCGACAATCTCATCGAATCCGCTGGGACGTCCGCGATCTATCACAAGCATACGAGCGGTGCGTATTACGCGCGGAACACGATTCGTGGATCGATTGTGCACGTTCGCGGCGAGTCGTCCGGGAACCTTTTCGCGCACAACATTCTCGAGGGATCGGGCTTCGTGTTCGACGGCTACACGAGCCGCGGGTACGCGCAGGACCCCGGCTGGGTAAGGCTTCCCCGCGAGAACGAGGTCGTCGGCGGCTCTATTAGTGGGAAGTACTGCTTCCGCTTCCACGGCTCGTCCGGAAACCAGGCGCGCCATGTCGTGGCGCATCACTGCAAGCCCGCGAATCTCCGCGACTACAACGGCACGGAGCCGGTGAACAACATCCTGCACTTGCATGAGGTCTCGACGGATTTCGACGGCGACCTAGTCGCGAACGTGTCCGACCCGTGCACCGATCTGGATGCGGATGGATTTGGTGATCCGGGGTTCAAGGCGAACACCTGCGCGACGGACAACTGCATCGAGGTTCCGAACGTCGATCAGGCCGATGCTGACGACGACGGGTTCGGCGATGCCTGTGATCTCTGTCCTCTGAGTTTCGACCCCGCGCAGCGCGATCGAGATCGCGACGGCATCGGTGATGCCTGCGACCCGTGCAACGACGTCGATGGGGACGGATTCGGCACCGAGGGCGGGATGTGTGCTCCGGACAATTGCCCGAAGGTCGCGAACGCCGATCAACTCGACGGTGATCTCGATGGTGTGGGCGACGTGTGCGATCGCTGTCCGGCGGTTCAGGATCCACAGCAGAGCGGGCCGACGACGTGCGACGTGCCGGTGCCGGTCGGGCTCGAGGGGGCTGCCCGGGAACGGTATCTCCGGGGCATCCACACCTTCACCCGCGTCGAGACTCCGAGCACGGGCTTGGGCCCTGCCTTCAACGGTGCGAGCTGCGGGGAGTGCCACAGCCACCCGACGGCGGGTGGATCCAGTGACCGTACGGTGACTCTGTTCGGGCGCGACGACGCAGGGCGGTTCGATCCCATGCACGAGGTGGGTGGGCCGCTGCTGCAGGCGCAGGTGATTCGAACCAAGGACTGCTCGCTGCAGCATGAAGCCACCCCGAAGAACGCCGTCCCTCGGCGTCGCCAGACGCCTCCGCTCTACGGCGTCGGGCTGGTCGACACGATCCCGGCCGACGCGATTCTGGCCAACGCCGACCCGGACGATTCGGACGGCGACGGAGTTTCCGGCCGCGCGAACCAGGTGGGTGACAAGTTGGGACGGTTCGGTTGGAAGGCCGAGCAGGCCGACCTGCGTACCTTCATCGAGAAGGCTCTCGTCGAGGAGATGGGCATCACCAATCCGCGACGGCCTGCCGAAGAGCTCCCCCAAGGCGAGATCTCGCCTTGCGATCCGACGTCCGACCCCGAGGATGATGGGACCCGGGTCGAGCTGCTCTTCGACTTCCTGCGGCTGCTGCCGCCGCCCGAGGCAGGCCCGACTCCGGTCACTGCGGGCGCCGAGGCGTTCGGGGCTAGTGGCTGTGGCTCGTGCCACGTGGAGTCCCTCCCCGCGGGAGAGAACGGACTGGGCGAGACGGACGTCCGTCTGTACTCGGACCTCCTCCTGCATGACATGGGACCGTCGCTCGGAGACGGCGTCGAGGCCGGTCGCGCCGGACCGACGGAGTTCCGAACGACTCCACTGTGGGGCGTCGCGCAGAGCGGCCCGTACCTGCACGACGGTCGCGCAGATACGATAGAAAAGGCGATCGGGCTGCACGAAGGGGAGGCCACGGCGGCTCGCGACCGGTTCCTCGCGCTCCCGCGCGGCGAGCGCGATGCGCTGTTGGCGTTCCTCGCGGCGCTCTGA
- a CDS encoding DUF4976 domain-containing protein: MPWAAPRFLRPSLLVVPTTHALRTERYKYIEYEGRDPELYDLSIDPGEYTNLIGTDEGDALLPALRAELRQTRTAAKDGRPTPRAKSGS; this comes from the coding sequence ATGCCATGGGCAGCCCCTCGTTTTCTGCGTCCGAGCCTCCTCGTCGTCCCGACGACGCACGCGCTCCGAACGGAGCGCTACAAGTACATTGAGTACGAAGGGCGCGATCCTGAACTCTACGACCTCTCGATCGACCCCGGCGAGTACACGAACCTGATCGGCACCGACGAAGGCGACGCGCTACTTCCCGCGCTCCGCGCGGAACTGCGGCAAACTCGAACCGCCGCCAAAGACGGGCGCCCGACGCCACGGGCCAAGAGCGGGTCGTGA